The Oncorhynchus nerka isolate Pitt River linkage group LG13, Oner_Uvic_2.0, whole genome shotgun sequence sequence GCAGCCGTTCTCAAACATATTCCCTGAGTCCGGGTGAAGGGTCCAGAAAGATCCTTTGCCCGGCTTATCTGGGGACCTGGGCACTTTGAGGAAGCAGTCGTTGAAGGACAGAGAGTGGCGGATAGAGTTTTGCCAGCGCTGCTGGTTCTGTCTGTAGAAGGGGAAGAGGTCCTGGATCCATTGGTATAGCTCATTCAACGTCAGCATCTTTGTGGTAGACTGCTGTAAAGCCATGGTGATGAGAGAAATGTAGGAATATGGGGGCTTGGCGTGCGTATAGCTTCTCCTGTATGTTTTGGGGTCCCTTGACCTTATGTTGGACTGTCCATACATGGGGCTCATAACGCTCATATTATTATAGGAGGTCAAGGCATTCATCGATGGAGACGGGGTGTTTATGGGGCTCATGTTCGGGTTCAGCGCCGCGCTCATGCCCGCCATCCCTGCTCCCATACTGTGCATGGCTCCGGAGCCCGGTGACATCGCGGCCATGGAGTGGTTCACACCCGTGTTGACGTATGACATGTTCATGGGGCTGCCTGACATGTTGCTGGTTGAAGTCATTCCAGGCATGCTCATATAGGTGCTCATCGAGTTCATTCCCAAACCGGTGTGTTGTGTCATGTTTCCAACTGAGGTATAGCACTGTAGAGAAAAGAGTGCACAACGTCAATAATATCTTTAACAATGTGAATAAAGTTGACACCTATTAAAATCACCTCGAAATAATTATACCTACAGAGATGCGTTTTTTCAGTTGGCCAAATATCCAATCTTAATTTGCAACTTCAAACAATTACGTTCAAACAGTGAAGAAGTGCATGTAGACCTACACGCTAAAGAATATTCTAAAGCTATTTTATAAAGGGGGAACAATTAGTCAACGAATGTAGCCCAATCAGGCGAAGAGATCATTGTAGGCTCCTTAATAGCCTAATTCGATACATAGTCAAAAGGCAAATTATATGCTACGATTAAATAATAAGAAATACATTTAAGTTTCAATTAGATTTTCTAAATAATAAAGATTCAAGTAATACATTTCGTAAATGTTCTTTCCATCCTCACTAGACATTGGTTAGGAGAGCGAAGAGATCCGGCAGGATTTCTATGGCGCCTCAAGTCAATATTTGATCACAAAGTTAATATTATCTCAAGGATAATATTGAGTTGTATAGAGTTGTATAGACAGCaaaatgcatatatatatatatatatatatatatatatatatatatataaactctaCCCACCTCGGGCTCTCCGTAGTAAGCGCTCCAGTCTGAATGCTCGTGTCCTTCCATTTTAACAGCGCTTAGCATTGTGGACCGTCCAAAACCAATTTCCGTCAACAGCCTCTCTCAGTCCCAGCAGAAGATTAAGTGACAAAAAACTGCACTAAAACCGATAGGGGACTACAGGCAACCCAGGTCGTTTAGTCTGCGTGCTGCCTGGGGACTGGTTCATGCGTATCTCTCTGCCCGGAGTGCCTTCAGACGTTGTAAAGCGAATGACGATGACAAGAGTTGTAATGACGTTAGCTCCTCGTCTTGCTGTGGTATAGCAGCATGTGTCGCGTTGGCTCTCGACCCTCCAACCCTCACTCATTCAATGCCCTATTTGAATAATCTGCTCACACCTAGGCACTAGACTCCTCCGTTGGCCCTCTGTTGTACACCTGCGCTGTCTGAAAAGGGCAAACCTATTCGATCCAATACGTCAAATGTGATTGTTTTCCACCAGAAAAAAAAGACAAGGAATTTTGAATTCTAAGAAGGCTTATAGGAATGTGGTTTGGCATCTTCTGACCGAGTATTCTCATTTCTCTCAAGGAGTGTGGTCCTCGTCTAACCTCATTTGCATTCCTATCACATTTTACAGTTTCAGCATGCAATCAAACATTTTGTCAAAATAAACAAGGAATTTCCTAACCAGTTATTTCACCAAACCACGATGCTTCATCGATATAATAAAAAGGCATATTGATAATGGAGATATTATGGGTGACTATAAAACACCACTTTTAATACTTATTTAGGCCATATTGAATAACGATTGACGACTGTAACATGGGAATGTTTTTATTTGAGCAATAAGTCCAGGGGTCCATGCATCGATTAAATTCTGGAGTGAGGGGGCGATAAGGGTAGTCTAGTCTACCCAGTGGTGATGACAGAAATGAACAACTTCGTAGAACATTGTGTGCAGCATTTCGAATTTCGAAACATCGTAAACAAATGTTCAGGGTCAACTCAACTCGAGGGACGTTGTAAGATTTTGGATCGTTATCATTAACATATAGGCATAATATTGTGCATAATTGTCTCTTGAATTCTAAGTGTTAACGCAACTAATGTAATTACATCATTTAAATTTGTATTATACCTCCGTTGTGTATTACAAAATACTTCAGTGGACAATGTGAGCTCTGACTCTGAAgtacactgagtgaacaaaacatttggaacaccttgctaatgttgagttgcacccccccccatgttgactccaatgcttctttcccacagttgtatcaagttggctgcatgtcctttggttagtggaccattcttgatatgcacgggaaactattgagcgtgaaaaacccagcagcgttgaagTTATTGACACACTCAagctggtgcgcctggcacctactaccataccccgttcaaaggcacttacatattttgacttgcccactcaccctctgaatggcactcatacacaatccatgtctcaattgtctcaaggcttaaaaatccttctttaacctgtctcctccccttaatctacactgattgaagtgaatttaacaggtgacatcaatacggaatcatagctttcacctggtcagtctttgtcatggaaagagcaggtgttcctaatgttttgtctactccgtgcgcctggcacctactacctaccatacataccCCGTTGAAAGACACTTACTGTCAACAGAATCTCAATTTCAAACCATATCAAACAAATATTTTTACACGATCTAGGCCTATTTTATTTTCCCCTGATTTAGTTAGTGGCTGTTTGGAGAATAGAGATTATTCAAacataacactgtctctatactcatGTGTCGGACCATCATTTTATTGACTTTTTGCGAAGGCCTTGCAGCCTTGATGCCCTATGTTTGATATGCCGGTTTCAAGAGAAGCAAAGTTTATCTAACGTGTTTGATCACTGGAGCTGGAATGGATATCCGCAGCAATCGCTGATAAACCTAGCTACGGAAAACAAGGATACTGTCGAGGTGATATTAATGGAGCAGTTCAACTGGTAATGTATTTGCCAAATACACACTATAGTACACGCGCACAGGCCAGCGATGGAATCTTTAAATGATGGCGTTGGAGGAATTTTACATCTGATATTTAATTGTGATAACTTCCATCATCGACTCTTCATATTAATTCTGATAATAATGTCACGACAAAAAAGGGCACACTTGTTAGAATGTATTGTAAGCCATAACAGATTCATGAGAAGTATACCAACATTTGTAATGTCAACGAATTATTAATgcggttatatatatataatatgtaacaCATTCATAAGAATAGCTTatgaatgtatatatatatatatatatgcatagcTTATGAATGTGGTATGAAGTCATTAGGATGCCCTTCTATTAAGGGTACTGTTTAGCCTGTCATCAATGACAATTTGTGACAATGGTTTAGTGCTGCCACATAGGTAGTTAACATGTAAACATTCATCCCAGATCACCTTGTTTGACCTCACACTATCTTAAGGGGTTCTGTTGACTGTTAGGTCAACCAGGGTCTTCTCACAAGCACTGATACAGTACTATCTGGTGGCCTACTGTAAGTGTATTGCTCCTATCAAATGCGCTGAGGCTGATTCATCACAAAGTGTGTCAATAAAGGCACCACAATGGCCTTCAAGTCAATCATTACTTTAGGCGTAGAGTAACATTAGCACATTTTTTACAATTTGTCTCTGCCCAATGTTATTCCCTGAAATCTATTTGATTGGGTGAATTATGTGTTTTCTGAGTGAAAAAAACAAACTGTCAGttatgactgtggatgtgttgcATTCTCAAAGATTGCATATTGGCCAAAACACATTATATTGACCAAAACACATATTGACCAAAGAAGGAAAGAAGATAAAGAAGAAAAGAAAATAACAGTACAAACTATAACATGCATATAAATATCCAGGGAGTAGGAATCTAGGAATGTGCCAGTTTCATTACAATGTTTTCCACTGTGGCATAGGGAGTTAAAAATCCGCCTTAATTCGTTGTTCTGCCAGTCACCCTAGTCCCCCAGAACAACTTTTCAAGAAACACAAGGGTAAGAGGTTAAGCTAGTGATTAATAAAGAGTCTTTTCAGTGTGAGACGAAACCACTAAATGTTTGCTGCCATTTGCCTATAGTGACAGCAAACATACCAGATTGAGGGAGGCTTTGGTCGGGGCCTTTATCCTGTACAGCTGTGACAACGGCTGTGGGCTGCAGGTTTGCGGCCTGCCACAGTGTGTTTACCTGGAGACGAATCTGAAAGGCGGTGGGACAGGGAGGACACACAACCAAGGTGAAAGGGAACAAGAGACGGCTGTTTCAGATCTAAGGAGAGCGGTTATTGCACTAGCTGGCTGGACCACCGTGCtctttgtacacacacacacacacacacacacacacacacacacacacacacacacacacacacacacacacacacacacacacacacacacacacacacacagggtcctAGAACAGAAAGCATCGCTCTTAATGCACCAATACACTCCTTTTCATATTGAAAGCATATTGTGGGTTGAAACGGAAGACAGTTTAGATTTCACAGGATCCAttggtatgtacagtgccttctgaaagtattcataccccttgacttatttcacattttgttgttacagcctggattcaaaatggattacatatattttttttctcacacttacacacaacaccccataattacaaatTGAAAAAGTTTcgaaattttagcaaatttattgaaaatgaaagacACAAATATCtcatttatgtaagtattcacacccttaagtcagtactttgtagaagcacttttggcagcgagtGCAGCTGTGAGTTTTCCACACcttgattgtgcaacatttgctcattattcttttcaaattcTTCAACCTCTAGCagtgttgatcattgctaggcaaacattttcagatattgccatagattttcaagtagatttaagtcaaaactctgACTCAGCCACTCATGAACATTCACTGTctccttggtaagcaactccagtgtaggtttggccttgtgttttaggttattgtcctgctgaaaggtgaattaatctcccaatgtctggtggaaagtagactgaaccaggttctTCTCAAGaattttccatttatttttatcctgaaaaatgaCCCAGTCcttgattacaagcatacccatagcatgatgcagccatccctatgcttgaaaatatggagagtggtgctcagtaatgtgttgtattggattggccccaaacataacactttgtattcaggacaaaaagtgaattgctttgccacatttcttgcagtattactttagtaccttattgcaaacaggatgcatgttttggaatattttttattctgtacagtcttctttcttgtcacaccctgatcagtttcacctgtctttgtgcttgtctccacccactccaggtgtcgcccatcttccccattatcccctatgcatttatacctgtgttctctgtttgtctgttgccagttcgtcttgtcttgtcaggtcttaccagcgtgcTTTCCCGTCTTCCTGTTTTCTCAGGTTTCTGTTTCCTAGTTTCcccggttctgaccattctgcctgcccccaagcttgcctgctgtcctgtacctgcctgactctgccctggattacggacctctgcctgcccttgacctgtcttttgcctgccccaTGTTTTGTCAATAAACATCTGTGATTctagctgtctgcatctgggtcttatcctgagttctgatactttttttcactctgtcaattagcttagtattgtggagtaactacagtgttgttgatccatcctcagttttctcctatcacagcctttaaactctgttttaaagtcaccattggcctcatggtgaaatccctgagtggtttccttcctctccggcaactgagttaggaaggacgcctgtatctttgtagtgactgggtgtattgatacgccataCAAAGTGTGATTAATAACTTACCATGTTCAAAGGTATAGTCAA is a genomic window containing:
- the LOC115139628 gene encoding forkhead box protein A2-like codes for the protein MLSAVKMEGHEHSDWSAYYGEPECYTSVGNMTQHTGLGMNSMSTYMSMPGMTSTSNMSGSPMNMSYVNTGVNHSMAAMSPGSGAMHSMGAGMAGMSAALNPNMSPINTPSPSMNALTSYNNMSVMSPMYGQSNIRSRDPKTYRRSYTHAKPPYSYISLITMALQQSTTKMLTLNELYQWIQDLFPFYRQNQQRWQNSIRHSLSFNDCFLKVPRSPDKPGKGSFWTLHPDSGNMFENGCYLRRQKRFRCEKDLGRETGKKTPEGGSNSSPESCNGNESPHPTPSVKDVKRTVSNPKPRQQVMSTAEHALSPIPQTHHLLSQHHSVLVHEAHLKPEHHYSFNHPFSINNLMSSEQQHHHKMDLKTYEQMMQYGYGSPMTGPLSMGSMSAKTGLDVASTPADTSYYQGVYSRPIMNSS